The genomic stretch CGCTCACCATTGCGCTTAAAGTTCTTTTCTGTTAAAGATACGCTGCCAATTCCTTGCAGAATACCACGACCGATTAAACCTAAACCCCGACCAACTATTTTTGTGAGCAGAAAGACAATACCGCTACCGACAATAGCTAATAAGGATTTTAAACGCGGAGCGATCGCATCTCGAAATTCTAGTGTTAATGTGACTAATAGGGGAATACCCGAAAGTTTTGCTAATTCCTGACCACGGGGAGCATAAAGTGAAGTTTTGGCAATTCCGCGCGGTGCTAAGACAAATAGTTCATAGCTACTTTCAAACATGGCTTTCGGCTCATTGATATATTTGTTTAAACGGTATTTCCATGACAACTCATTGCGAAAGCGTTCTATTTCTCTTGTGGAAATTAATCTGCGGTCATAAAAATTTTGTTTAATTTCTTCCACATCTGCTAAAGAGTTGAGCAGTGGTTGCACTACACCATTGGCTACCTGAATTAATAAATTCTCTAAAATTATTAATGCCTGGGATTTAGCCTCAGCGCTACCGACTGAATAGCAGGTATTATCAATGTGTAAGTCTGTCTGAAATACCAAGTAAGAAAATAACTCTACAACTAAGGGAATTTTCTGAAAAATCTCTGTTTGCACAACTCGATAATTTTGCAGCAATAAATTCACGACTTCTATGTTCTGGTTACCTACTTGCACTCGATAAAATTTACCAAAGAAATCTGTAATTACTGCTTGCCATAAATCATATAATATGCTGTCTTTGATATCTTCTAATTGAGCAGTTGTAATTTGTGGAACACGCAGTTCATCAAGTTTCTGAGCCAGTTTTTGCAGGGTTAAATACAGTAATTCCCGTTTTTTCTCTTCACGAAAGATGTCAATTTCTAAAGCTACATCTGTGACATTTTCTAAAGAAAGTTGTAATTTAGTGACACATAATGAGAATAAATCAGATTGAAGCGATCGCGGACTAAGTAGCGGCGGCGAAGTTTGTTGCTTTTCTAACTCTAATGGCAGCACAATGGCACTACTTAAAGAGGACATTACTAGCGGTTTCTGAGTCGTTGAAATTGATTGTTCTTGTTGTATTTCCTGTGGTGAAACTAATAAGCGAGTCAGTAACCAACGAGCTGCTAACAGTTCTCGTCGTTGTCCAGCGAAAACAGCTCGATCTATTAATGGCAATCCGGGGGTTTGTAATTGTGCCGTAACTTCGGCTAAAGTTGCCTCAATGTAGCCAATTCCTGACAAATACCAATTTTTCCGCACTCTAGCCAGGGGAAGACTCGGTGAGGGGGTGATGGGGTGATTAGAAGTTGCTTCTATGCTTCGCCTTTCAGGAAACCAATAGGAACCATTATCGGCGACTTCTGCCATCGCAGCGACTAATTGAGAAATGGGAGTGCCTTTAGGACAGTAGCCATTAACGCCAACAGCCTGAATTGCTAAGAGTAATCCTGGTTCTTGAACAGAACTCAGGAGCAAAACTGGTAATTTAGGGTATTGGATTTTTAATTGTTGACAGAGTTGTAACCCATGCTGCTGGCTGGAAATGGAGCGACCATTGCCTAATTCTAAAACTACCAAGTTTACTTGGTTGGGATCTTGTTGAGCAAGTTCTGCCAGAATCTGCAAGGCCTCTGTATCTGTTTCTGCTTCTGATACCACTTCGATGTCAGGTAGCGCTGACAATGCTACCCGTAGTCCTAGCCGAAATATCGGGTCTTGGTCAATTAGTAATAATTTTAGGGGTCTGTTGCTCATAGTATCAAAAAATACAGAAGTCCTGTTTCTTCACAGTCACCAAGAGTTTTGATGCTAAACATAGTTCACCCCATTGTCACTTGTTTTCGCCAATTGCAAAATTTCTGTCTTCGGCATTGGTGAGCAGAACACAATCAGAAGGTGACAGCAGATAGAGAGGAATAAAGTCCTTACTACAAACTTTTAATTATTTATGGGTAGGATAAACATTTGGGATTAATGATCATCATCCCGATATTAGGTTAATTGAAGGCTGGGAAGATAAATTGATGATTTGACCGCTAATTCCAATGGTTTAAGACTATGGTTTTTCTGGAGAATTGCGGTAACCAAAAAAGTTAATACTGTATTCTGTAATCCGCACGCCTGTTTTTTGTTCCACTTGACGGATCAATTCTTCTGGTAATTCTATGTGAATATCAAGAAGTTGATTAGTATCAATACAGTTGACGTGACTATGGGAATCACTGATGTTGCCGTATAAACGCCCGTCACAGCGTTCAATACACTCAATGATGCCCTGAGTTGATAAGGCTTCTAAGTTTTGATAAACAGAAGTATGTCCAATGTCTTTACCTTGCTGGCTGAGGCGATCATAAATTTCTCTAGCAGAAAGATGTTCATTGCTTTGCCACAGCAGTTCTAAAATAAAGCGACGCTGGCGGCTGACGCGCATACCTAGCAGTTGACACCGCTCTAGGGCATCTTCTAGGGAACGAATTGGTTTTGTCGATAGCGATTTATTTTGCATAGTTAAATTTGTTAACTATTAAGGGGAGTTTCCCGTTTTAATGTTTATTGGTGATTTTGATATGGCTTTTCTCGCTTGAGTGAGATACAAGAACCCCACCCCCAACCCCCTCCCCGCAAGCGAGGAGGGGACTATGATATACCTCATGTGATTAGGAACCGCTATATGCCAGGATATTACATAAGTTATTTTGCTTCTACCTGTGCTGCTGCTGAATTGACAGTTTAAGGTAATTGATCATTGTTTGTTGCTTGTTGGCGTTTGCTTGATTCAATTCTCTCCTTAAACAAACTCATTACAACTTTAACTTAAAATTGTGGCAAATGTCCAACTTTAGGCAGGTGTGATGTCTGCAAAATGAGGCAGAGACAGATAGAGTGGAGAGGTAAATGGGTGTAAATGTCGCATTCAACCCGGAAAGCTGGTAGTGTGTATTCTCGATCCTACTGTTGAGCATAAAGTAAAGTGGCTGCCGAATCGATGACCATCACGATTACACTCGATACTGAGTATGTTAACAATCTAGATATTTCACCTGCCGTCAGGGTGATTGAGCAACTGCTGGAAGAGAAGGCGATCGCATCTCACGAACAGCAACTGAGCTTTGAGATAAAATATGCTTTAGAACCTGGAGACCCCCGCGAACTTTCCGAAATTCCAGAGTTGCGACTGTGGTTTGTGCGTTTGGATGCCAAATATCCCTGGTTACCATTTTTACTTGATTGGAAATCTGGCGAATTTGCTCGTTATACGGCCATGCTTGTACCACACCAATTCAGTGCTAAAGAAGGTATTCAATATAATCCGGAAGCTTTAGAAATATTTCTGATGCACAAAATTTTTATTTTAGGTGATTGGCTAAAACAGCAAGGTATCCCCAGCCAATCGCGGTTAAAGTCTATGGCGCAAATGCTCGGTTATGACTTAGATGATACCTTTTTTGAGATTTTTTCTTAAGAACCTCACCCTTAATCCCTCTCTTTAGTAAGGCTACGGTGTACACAGAAGTCTTGCCTGTCTGCGTTTGAGCCTGTTTTGCCCCCTAAATCCCCCAAGTTTGGGGGACGAGTGAAAATTCTTGTTCCCCCAGAATTGGGGGTTAGGGGGCGATTCGATCACTTGTGTGTACACGGTAGCTTTAGTAAGGAGAGGGGAGAATGTCAAAAATCTTCCATGTATATACATAATTAGGTTTCTGAGTTGTGATCATCTAAAGTCCCGTTACGGGCAAAAATTTCAATAGCTTCACTTCTGGTCAAATTATTTTCAGATGCCAATTCTGCCAGCTTTTCCCAAGCTGTATCTGTGAGTCGCATAGACCTGAGATGTTTCGGCTCACGACCATAATCCATCTTAAATTGACCCGAAGCAGTACGCTTGCGCCTTGGTGATTTCTGAAGAGTACCTGAGTACTGATTGACGGTTGGCGGTTTGGGAGTCTGATTACTGGTGACTAAGTTAATTAGTTGGTCAATGAGGCGATCGCGCTCCATTGGTAACAACTGGTGACTATGTAACATATTCTGAATAATGGTGAAATGTACTAATGTCCCCATAAAAATCCGCGCCGCTACTGCTGGGTCAGGTAGTTGCAGTTCTGGATGGTCTGTAAAATATTGCGTCAGCATTTCCAAAGCAGGTTTGTGTATGTTCCGCACAAACTCTTGCGCCAGTAACGGGAAACGTCCAGACTCGCCGATAATCACTCTGACTAAATTCAATATTTCCTGCTGTTCGGTCATCCGCACCAAAATGTTGGTTGCTAAACGGCGCAAAACATTTTGAGGTTCTCCTTCCAGGAAATGCGGGTCTTGGGGATTAAATACTGCCCGAAAATTTTCCTGGGCTAGTCGCTCAATCAGGGCAATAAATAATCTCTCTTTATCCTGAAAGTAGCTGTAAACCGTTGTTTTGGATACTCCTGCTGCTGCTGTCACCTTATCCATTGTTGTAGCAGCATAGCCATTTGCTAAAAATTCTTGCATAGCACCAGCGAAAATCGCATCAACTTTCTCTGGTGACAGCAAACGGTCTACCTGATTACTTTTTGGCTGTTTTTTTTTCATATTCAGATTTTTGGACTATTGACATTATTAGAATGTACAGTTTAGTTTAGTTACATAACAACTGAACTAACTAGTTTACTCATACGTAAAAGAGGGGGCTTATGCTACCTGCTAGCACAGCTAAAGGTTCCGCATTCCTTAAGCCTAGCTCTCGCCAACTGATTATGTTGGCAGTAGCTACAAGTTTGGCGATCGCCGGTACAACAGGTTACAAATTTTGGCAATCACAAGCAACTCAAACGACTCCCACCGAGCAGGTGAGCATACCTGAAATAAAAACGGTGACGGCTCTGGGGAGACTAGAACCCAAAGGAAAAGTGATTAAACTTTCCGCATCGGCATCGAGTCAAGGTAGTCGGGTAGAGAAGCTATTGGTCAAGGAAGGAGATCAGGTGAAAGTTGGGGAGGCGATCGCTATTTTAGATAATCGCGATCGCTTACAAGGGGCATTGCAAGAAGCCGAAGCAGCCGTGAAAGTAGCACGGATCAATCTGGCAAAAATTCAGCAAGGTGCAAAAGTAGGCGAAATCCAGGCGCAAAAAGCCGAGATGGCGCGTATCCAAGCCCAGACTCTAGGAGATGAAACTCAGCAAAGAGAAACAGTCACCAGATTAGAGGTACAGTGGCAAGGAGAGAAAACGGCACAACAAGCCACAATTAAGAAGCTCGAAGCCGAATTGAAAAATGCCCAAGTAGAATTGCAACGCTATCAGCAGTTGTATTCTGAAGGCGCAATTTCCCAGTCCTTATTTGACACCAAGCGCTTGAGTGTCGATATTATCACCCAGCAGCTGAGTGAAGCCAGAGCCATTCTCAAACGCATTGATGGCACTGGTCGCCAACAAATTACCGAAGCTCAGACAGTGCTAACTCGACTTCAAGCAACTGGCAATCAACAAGCCAATGTCGCCTCGGCTACCTTAGACCGTATTGCCGAAGTCCGACCGATAGATGTCGCTGGGGCAGAAGCAGAAATTAACCGTGCGATCGCAGTGGCGAAACAGGCAAAGGCTAACTTAGATCAGGCTTATGTAAAATCACCCCAAGATGGTGTGATCTTTGATATTCATACCCGCTCAGGTGAAATGGTATCTAACGACGGCATTATCGAGATTGGGCAAACCAACCAGATGTATGCAGTTGTCGAAATTTATCAAAGCGACGTGAGCAAAGTGCAACCTCAACAACGGGTGCGAATATCAAGTAATTCTCTACCAGGTGAATTAGTCGGAACAGTAGATTGGGTGGGCTGGAAAGTGCAACGGCAAAATATTATTAACAGTGACCCCACAGAAAATATTGACTCCAGAGTTGTGGAAGTCCACGTCCAACTCGATGAAACATCCAGCCAAAAAGCCGCCAAATTTACCAATTTACAAGTCAAGGCGGTGATTGAACTATGAACGAATTAATTAAACAACTACAACGGCGAACACCTCTCGGATGGTTACAACTCAGCCATCATAAAAGTCGTTTGTTAGTCGCTATAGCAGGAATTGCCTTTGCAGATGTCCTGATGTTTATGCAGCTTGGCTTTCAGAATGCGCTCTACGACAGCAACACCACCATAAATCGGGCTGTGCTGGCAGATATCATTTTAATGAGTCCGCAAAGTCGGAATATGCAAAATATGTCCACCTTTTCACGACGGCGATTATTGCAGGCTGCTGATGTTCCGGGTGTACAATCAGCTACAGCCATGTATATCGGTTTAATCACTTGGAAGAATCCCCAAACACGGCGGAAAACCTCAG from Nodularia sp. LEGE 06071 encodes the following:
- a CDS encoding DUF3685 domain-containing protein — translated: MSNRPLKLLLIDQDPIFRLGLRVALSALPDIEVVSEAETDTEALQILAELAQQDPNQVNLVVLELGNGRSISSQQHGLQLCQQLKIQYPKLPVLLLSSVQEPGLLLAIQAVGVNGYCPKGTPISQLVAAMAEVADNGSYWFPERRSIEATSNHPITPSPSLPLARVRKNWYLSGIGYIEATLAEVTAQLQTPGLPLIDRAVFAGQRRELLAARWLLTRLLVSPQEIQQEQSISTTQKPLVMSSLSSAIVLPLELEKQQTSPPLLSPRSLQSDLFSLCVTKLQLSLENVTDVALEIDIFREEKKRELLYLTLQKLAQKLDELRVPQITTAQLEDIKDSILYDLWQAVITDFFGKFYRVQVGNQNIEVVNLLLQNYRVVQTEIFQKIPLVVELFSYLVFQTDLHIDNTCYSVGSAEAKSQALIILENLLIQVANGVVQPLLNSLADVEEIKQNFYDRRLISTREIERFRNELSWKYRLNKYINEPKAMFESSYELFVLAPRGIAKTSLYAPRGQELAKLSGIPLLVTLTLEFRDAIAPRLKSLLAIVGSGIVFLLTKIVGRGLGLIGRGILQGIGSVSLTEKNFKRNGERPK
- a CDS encoding Fur family transcriptional regulator; the protein is MQNKSLSTKPIRSLEDALERCQLLGMRVSRQRRFILELLWQSNEHLSAREIYDRLSQQGKDIGHTSVYQNLEALSTQGIIECIERCDGRLYGNISDSHSHVNCIDTNQLLDIHIELPEELIRQVEQKTGVRITEYSINFFGYRNSPEKP
- a CDS encoding CRR6 family NdhI maturation factor, with protein sequence MTITITLDTEYVNNLDISPAVRVIEQLLEEKAIASHEQQLSFEIKYALEPGDPRELSEIPELRLWFVRLDAKYPWLPFLLDWKSGEFARYTAMLVPHQFSAKEGIQYNPEALEIFLMHKIFILGDWLKQQGIPSQSRLKSMAQMLGYDLDDTFFEIFS
- a CDS encoding TetR/AcrR family transcriptional regulator translates to MKKKQPKSNQVDRLLSPEKVDAIFAGAMQEFLANGYAATTMDKVTAAAGVSKTTVYSYFQDKERLFIALIERLAQENFRAVFNPQDPHFLEGEPQNVLRRLATNILVRMTEQQEILNLVRVIIGESGRFPLLAQEFVRNIHKPALEMLTQYFTDHPELQLPDPAVAARIFMGTLVHFTIIQNMLHSHQLLPMERDRLIDQLINLVTSNQTPKPPTVNQYSGTLQKSPRRKRTASGQFKMDYGREPKHLRSMRLTDTAWEKLAELASENNLTRSEAIEIFARNGTLDDHNSET
- a CDS encoding HlyD family efflux transporter periplasmic adaptor subunit, with product MLPASTAKGSAFLKPSSRQLIMLAVATSLAIAGTTGYKFWQSQATQTTPTEQVSIPEIKTVTALGRLEPKGKVIKLSASASSQGSRVEKLLVKEGDQVKVGEAIAILDNRDRLQGALQEAEAAVKVARINLAKIQQGAKVGEIQAQKAEMARIQAQTLGDETQQRETVTRLEVQWQGEKTAQQATIKKLEAELKNAQVELQRYQQLYSEGAISQSLFDTKRLSVDIITQQLSEARAILKRIDGTGRQQITEAQTVLTRLQATGNQQANVASATLDRIAEVRPIDVAGAEAEINRAIAVAKQAKANLDQAYVKSPQDGVIFDIHTRSGEMVSNDGIIEIGQTNQMYAVVEIYQSDVSKVQPQQRVRISSNSLPGELVGTVDWVGWKVQRQNIINSDPTENIDSRVVEVHVQLDETSSQKAAKFTNLQVKAVIEL